The Streptomyces sp. Je 1-332 genome has a window encoding:
- a CDS encoding flavin reductase family protein: protein MTATPDLRTPQLASPDLLRSVFRRHAAGVAVITAQGPGGPVGFTATSLVSVSAEPPMLSFGIGTKASSWPAVSEAEHVGVHILGEHQLDLATTFARSGADRFGAGTRWYEGPEGVPVLDGTLAWLVCRVAARVPAGDHRIVVAEAVVGDPAGAGRPLLYHQGRFNALRD from the coding sequence ATGACGGCCACGCCCGACCTCCGCACGCCCCAGCTCGCCTCCCCCGACCTCCTGCGCTCCGTCTTCCGGCGGCATGCGGCGGGGGTCGCGGTGATCACCGCGCAAGGCCCGGGGGGCCCCGTCGGCTTCACCGCCACCTCGCTCGTCTCGGTCTCCGCCGAGCCGCCGATGCTCTCGTTCGGCATCGGTACGAAGGCTTCCAGCTGGCCCGCGGTCTCCGAGGCCGAACACGTCGGCGTCCACATACTCGGTGAGCATCAGCTGGACCTCGCCACGACCTTCGCGCGCAGCGGCGCCGACCGCTTCGGCGCGGGCACGCGCTGGTACGAGGGGCCCGAGGGCGTCCCCGTGCTCGACGGCACGCTGGCCTGGCTGGTCTGCAGGGTCGCGGCGCGGGTGCCCGCCGGAGACCACCGGATCGTCGTCGCGGAGGCGGTGGTGGGCGACCCCGCGGGCGCCGGCCGCCCGCTCCTGTACCACCAGGGGCGCTTCAACGCGCTGCGCGACTGA
- a CDS encoding thioredoxin family protein — MTWGREADVRIREAELGERATLVQFSSAFCQPCRATRRVLSEVAAMVPGVSHVELDAEAELDLVRELRILKTPTVLVLDADGQVVTRATGQPRKADVIAALGKAV, encoded by the coding sequence ATGACGTGGGGGCGGGAGGCTGACGTGCGGATACGCGAGGCGGAGCTGGGGGAGCGGGCCACGCTCGTGCAATTCTCCAGCGCCTTCTGCCAGCCCTGTCGTGCGACCCGTCGCGTCCTGTCCGAGGTGGCCGCCATGGTCCCCGGCGTGTCCCACGTGGAGCTCGACGCCGAGGCGGAACTCGATCTCGTACGGGAACTGCGCATCCTCAAGACGCCGACCGTGCTGGTGCTCGACGCGGACGGCCAGGTCGTGACGCGCGCGACCGGGCAGCCGCGCAAGGCCGATGTGATCGCCGCCCTCGGCAAGGCCGTGTGA
- a CDS encoding lysophospholipid acyltransferase family protein, with product MAELVYRPVIGAAKTLFKAWDLKIDCKGSENIPRTGGAVLVSNHISYLDFIFDGLAALPQKRLVRFMAKESVFRHRISGPLMRGMKHIPVDRKQGETAYQHALDSLRAGEIIGVFPEATISPSFTLKTFKSGAARLAQEAGVPLIPMALWGTQRLWTKGQPRNFKRSHIPITIRVGEPVEAPKDQFAGAITRRLRERCQELLEAAQRAYPVRPKGPDDTWWMPAHLGGTAPTPAEVKAAEAS from the coding sequence ATGGCAGAGCTTGTCTACCGTCCGGTCATCGGTGCCGCGAAAACCCTGTTCAAGGCATGGGACCTGAAGATCGACTGCAAGGGGTCGGAGAACATCCCTCGCACCGGTGGCGCGGTGCTGGTCAGCAACCACATCAGCTATCTCGACTTCATCTTCGACGGCCTCGCGGCTCTGCCGCAGAAGCGGCTCGTGCGCTTCATGGCCAAGGAGTCGGTGTTCCGGCACAGGATCTCCGGCCCTCTGATGCGCGGGATGAAGCACATCCCCGTCGACCGCAAGCAGGGTGAGACGGCTTACCAGCACGCGCTCGACTCGCTGCGCGCCGGGGAGATCATCGGCGTCTTCCCCGAGGCGACGATCTCTCCGTCGTTCACGCTGAAGACCTTCAAGTCCGGCGCCGCGCGCCTGGCACAGGAAGCCGGCGTCCCGCTGATCCCGATGGCGCTGTGGGGCACCCAGCGGCTGTGGACCAAGGGCCAGCCGCGCAACTTCAAGCGCAGCCACATCCCGATCACGATCCGGGTCGGTGAGCCGGTCGAGGCGCCGAAGGACCAGTTCGCGGGGGCGATCACCCGGCGCCTGCGCGAGCGCTGCCAGGAGCTTCTCGAAGCCGCGCAGCGCGCCTATCCCGTACGCCCCAAGGGCCCGGACGACACGTGGTGGATGCCGGCGCACCTCGGCGGCACCGCGCCGACTCCGGCCGAGGTGAAGGCCGCCGAGGCGAGCTGA